One part of the Nymphaea colorata isolate Beijing-Zhang1983 chromosome 8, ASM883128v2, whole genome shotgun sequence genome encodes these proteins:
- the LOC116258309 gene encoding thioredoxin-like 3-1, chloroplastic isoform X1 translates to MAVLTANSHLIYRDLYHRGQSSGNSGYPSSSSSFGLLSLRRLVNGRGERKKRRRNRWTTEVWGPQSFWAEASRPDSIEMEPIAGMDEFDRALQQAKEAAQPIVVDWMADWCRKCIYLRPKLEKLASDYHDRVKFYCVDVNNVPQALVKRGNISKMPTIQLWKDEEMKEEIIGGHKAWLVVDEVREMIEKHI, encoded by the exons ATGGCGGTTTTGACAGCAAACTCTCACCTCATCTACAGAGATTTGTACCATAGAGGCCAGTCATCCGGAAATAGTGGGTACCCATCGTCGTCGTCTTCTTTTGGGCTTCTCTCCCTCCGTAGATTGGTGAATGGCAGAggggaaaggaagaagaggaggaggaacagATGGACGACCGAAGTTTGGGGGCCGCAGTCCTTCTGGGCTGAGGCATCGAGACCTGATTCGATCGAAATGGAGCCAATAGCGGGAATGGATGAATTCGACCGAGCCCTGCAGCAAGCCAAGGAGGCAGCTCAGCCCATTGTCGTCGATTG GATGGCTGATTGGTGTCGGAAATGTATTTATCTGAGGCCTAAATTGGAGAAGCTCGCGTCGGATTATCATGACag AGTTAAATTCTATTGTGTGGATGTCAACAATGTGCCGCAGGCACTGGTGAAGCGGGGTAATATCTCG AAAATGCCAACTATTCAG CTatggaaagatgaagaaatgaaagaggAGATAATTGGGGGGCACAAGGCATGGCTGGTCGTTGATGAAGTTCGTGAAATGATTGAGAAGCACATCTga
- the LOC116258309 gene encoding thioredoxin-like 3-1, chloroplastic isoform X2 yields MAVLTANSHLIYRDLYHRGQSSGNSGYPSSSSSFGLLSLRRLVNGRGERKKRRRNRWTTEVWGPQSFWAEASRPDSIEMEPIAGMDEFDRALQQAKEAAQPIVVDWMADWCRKCIYLRPKLEKLASDYHDRVKFYCVDVNNVPQALVKRGNISSALDFNHLPGSRSQSGHPSSGLVSECATP; encoded by the exons ATGGCGGTTTTGACAGCAAACTCTCACCTCATCTACAGAGATTTGTACCATAGAGGCCAGTCATCCGGAAATAGTGGGTACCCATCGTCGTCGTCTTCTTTTGGGCTTCTCTCCCTCCGTAGATTGGTGAATGGCAGAggggaaaggaagaagaggaggaggaacagATGGACGACCGAAGTTTGGGGGCCGCAGTCCTTCTGGGCTGAGGCATCGAGACCTGATTCGATCGAAATGGAGCCAATAGCGGGAATGGATGAATTCGACCGAGCCCTGCAGCAAGCCAAGGAGGCAGCTCAGCCCATTGTCGTCGATTG GATGGCTGATTGGTGTCGGAAATGTATTTATCTGAGGCCTAAATTGGAGAAGCTCGCGTCGGATTATCATGACag AGTTAAATTCTATTGTGTGGATGTCAACAATGTGCCGCAGGCACTGGTGAAGCGGGGTAATATCTCG AGTGCACTTGACTTTAACCATCTGCCCGGTTCACGGTCTCAATCAGGCCACCCTTCAAGTGGTCTCGTGAGTGAATGTGCAACACCATGA
- the LOC116259071 gene encoding uncharacterized protein LOC116259071, with product MAAEWGFSTGDVLLRAGLFLVVQALVYLILKKSSSFFERTVSRSSSFRTVRSVSIRRMVALLSDLPAGEPSPTRSSSSSRLATQASM from the coding sequence ATGGCAGCAGAGTGGGGATTCTCCACCGGCGACGTGCTGCTGAGGGCGGGATTGTTCCTGGTGGTGCAGGCGCTCGTCTACCTCATCCTCAAGAAATCGTCGAGCTTCTTCGAGAGGACGGTCAGCAGATCGTCGTCCTTCAGGACGGTTCGCTCCGTGAGCATCAGGAGGATGGTGGCCCTGCTGTCCGACCTCCCTGCGGGTGAGCCTTCTCCCACCCGCTCCTCATCCTCCTCCCGCTTGGCCACTCAGGCCAGCATGTGA
- the LOC116258755 gene encoding E3 ubiquitin-protein ligase RING1-like, whose translation MSSSSSRLGQTFWCHPCDMSVTLFEGQPLRCPNCLGDCVESMESGDYLDYFTPDPQPPSSAYIRRRRLGSDIPRLVPFHHSRAADGIGFEYLLDDDDGGGGGGEIRGDDAAGGLPGDEDAELRRTGLGDYLLGDRLERLMEHLAEMDSGNYGHFPASKASVAAIPTIKITQAILAEDSLNCAICKDEFEADVDAKQLPCRHIYHGDCILPWLSQHNSCPICRYQLPLEPPEPEMFSHNSGDWRGLRDGVFHDEDFREFLRQVRRGIRSRGGGPNAFTFDPDYEEYLAVADYFGRISRRHRLAVSTTREIGATTSPTQVGMTSSGPANSGETVSSGNDDGDSLVSEVRAG comes from the coding sequence atgTCTTCGTCCAGTAGTCGATTGGGCCAGACATTCTGGTGCCACCCTTGCGACATGAGCGTCACGCTCTTCGAAGGGCAGCCACTCCGCTGCCCTAATTGCCTCGGCGACTGCGTCGAGTCCATGGAGTCCGGCGACTACCTCGACTACTTCACACCGGATCCGCAACCCCCTTCTTCCGCGTATATCCGCCGCCGGCGACTCGGCTCTGACATCCCCCGCCTCGTGCCCTTCCACCATTCTCGAGCTGCTGACGGCATCGGCTTCGAATATTTGTTAGATGACGACGatggcggcggcggtggcggcgaAATAAGAGGCGACGACGCCGCTGGTGGGCTCCCCGGCGACGAGGACGCAGAGCTCCGGCGGACCGGCCTGGGAGACTACCTGCTTGGCGACCGTCTCGAACGCCTTATGGAGCACCTTGCTGAGATGGACTCCGGCAACTACGGTCATTTCCCGGCGTCAAAGGCGTCCGTGGCCGCGATCCCTACTATCAAGATCACCCAGGCGATCCTAGCCGAGGATTCCTTGAATTGCGCCATCTGCAAGGACGAGTTCGAGGCCGATGTTGACGCGAAGCAGCTGCCCTGCCGGCATATCTATCACGGTGACTGTATCCTGCCGTGGCTCTCGCAACACAACTCTTGCCCGATCTGCAGGTACCAGCTTCCCTTGGAACCGCCAGAACCAGAAATGTTTAGTCATAATTCAGGCGATTGGAGAGGCCTTCGCGATGGCGTTTTCCACGACGAAGATTTTAGGGAATTTCTTCGTCAAGTTCGGCGAGGCATCCGGAGCAGGGGCGGCGGCCCCAATGCTTTCACTTTTGATCCAGATTATGAGGAATACCTCGCTGTAGCAGATTACTTCGGGCGCATATCCAGGAGGCACCGTCTGGCCGTGTCCACGACCAGGGAGATTGGCGCCACGACTTCTCCGACGCAGGTAGGGATGACAAGCTCAGGGCCGGCGAACAGCGGGGAAACGGTGTCCAGCGGCAACGATGATGGAGATTCTCTGGTCTCTGAAGTTAGGGCCGGTTGA